The following proteins are encoded in a genomic region of Lachnospiraceae bacterium KM106-2:
- a CDS encoding sensor protein resE: MRILIAGIILCVVAIVVIAMNYHSKKRLLKNLQNMMDEAIAGNYEVTKLDESMFSLLENSMHRFLDDCESSAQNINEQRHRIQTLISDISHQTITPISNILLYTELLGEKDTKREYIEEVAAIQNQTEKLSFLINSLIEMSRLENGIIKVHTKRQEIQPILEAIQTQIHANAEEKQITFEVKSTTELAVFDKKWTTEAVYNLVDNAVKYTEQGGKVSVKVIPYSMFVRIDVTDNGIGISEEEINKIFGRFYRSQEVSEKEGVGIGLYLAREIVTVQGGYMKVESKKKEGSTFSVFLPH; the protein is encoded by the coding sequence ATGAGGATTCTAATAGCAGGTATTATATTATGTGTGGTTGCAATCGTTGTAATCGCTATGAATTATCATAGTAAGAAACGATTACTGAAGAACTTGCAAAATATGATGGATGAAGCGATCGCAGGCAATTATGAAGTGACAAAGCTAGATGAATCCATGTTCTCATTGTTGGAGAACAGCATGCATCGCTTCTTAGATGATTGCGAATCATCAGCTCAAAATATCAATGAACAGCGACATCGGATTCAGACTTTAATTTCAGATATCTCTCATCAGACGATCACTCCAATTTCAAATATTCTATTATATACGGAGTTATTAGGTGAGAAGGATACAAAGAGAGAGTATATAGAGGAAGTTGCAGCAATCCAGAATCAGACTGAAAAATTAAGCTTCTTGATCAACTCGCTTATTGAGATGTCCCGATTAGAAAATGGGATTATAAAAGTACATACAAAGAGACAGGAAATTCAGCCAATATTAGAGGCAATCCAAACGCAGATTCATGCAAACGCAGAAGAAAAGCAGATTACATTTGAGGTAAAGTCAACCACAGAACTAGCCGTTTTTGATAAGAAATGGACCACAGAGGCAGTTTATAACCTAGTGGATAATGCAGTGAAATATACAGAGCAAGGTGGAAAGGTCAGTGTAAAAGTGATTCCATACAGTATGTTTGTCCGGATTGATGTGACAGACAATGGGATCGGAATCTCGGAAGAAGAGATCAATAAGATATTTGGCAGATTCTATCGCTCTCAGGAGGTTAGTGAAAAAGAAGGAGTCGGAATCGGTCTGTATTTAGCAAGAGAGATCGTGACAGTACAAGGTGGATATATGAAAGTAGAATCGAAGAAGAAAGAAGGATCTACATTCTCAGTCTTTCTACCCCATTAA
- a CDS encoding two-component response regulator, translating to MTKILIIEDDSKLNNGISLALKGEDKEFIQCKNLKQAREHKQDEVDLILLDINLPDGSGIDYLQEIRKTSDVPVIMITANNLETDIVTGLELGADDYITKPFSLMVLRARVGVQLRKKQEKKESCIKIDHFVFDFSKMQFVVNGVDVELSKTEQRLLQVLIQNKGLTLSRSKLIDEVWNGDTEYVDEHALTVTVKRLRDKLQEDSSGPVYIKTVYGIGYTWAVK from the coding sequence ATGACGAAAATACTCATAATCGAAGACGATAGTAAGTTGAATAATGGAATCAGTCTTGCTTTAAAAGGTGAGGATAAAGAATTTATTCAATGTAAGAATTTAAAACAGGCAAGAGAACATAAGCAAGATGAGGTAGACTTGATCTTATTAGATATTAATCTTCCCGATGGAAGCGGGATTGATTATTTGCAGGAAATTCGAAAGACATCCGATGTACCGGTGATCATGATCACTGCAAATAATTTAGAAACAGATATTGTGACGGGATTAGAACTCGGAGCAGATGATTACATAACAAAACCATTTAGTCTGATGGTGCTTCGGGCAAGAGTGGGCGTTCAGCTAAGAAAGAAGCAGGAGAAGAAAGAGAGCTGTATTAAGATCGATCACTTTGTGTTTGATTTTTCAAAGATGCAGTTTGTAGTAAATGGTGTAGATGTCGAATTAAGTAAGACAGAGCAGCGGTTACTGCAAGTGCTGATTCAAAATAAAGGATTAACATTAAGTAGAAGCAAGTTAATTGATGAAGTCTGGAATGGTGACACAGAGTATGTAGATGAGCATGCGCTAACAGTTACAGTAAAACGATTACGTGATAAGTTGCAGGAAGATTCCTCTGGCCCCGTCTATATCAAGACGGTTTATGGAATCGGATATACATGGGCGGTGAAATAG
- a CDS encoding ABC transporter, ATP-binding protein produces the protein MSILQAIDLKKTYGKDEATVHALAGVSLSIDKGEFVAIVGTSGSGKSTLLNMIGGLDKPTEGRVIVDGRELEKLKDDELTIFRRRNIGFVFQQYNLVPTLNVWENIILPVKLDGKRIDKEYIDQLVHILGIESKLEYLPSNLSGGQQQRVAIARALATKPAIILADEPTGNLDSKTSQDVLGLLKVTGERFHQTIVMITHNEEIAQLADRIIRIEDGKIIKDTVN, from the coding sequence ATGAGCATTTTACAAGCAATTGATTTGAAGAAAACATATGGAAAAGATGAAGCGACCGTCCATGCATTGGCAGGGGTCTCTTTGTCAATTGATAAAGGTGAATTTGTGGCAATCGTAGGTACGTCTGGAAGCGGTAAATCAACGCTGCTCAATATGATCGGCGGATTAGATAAACCGACGGAAGGAAGAGTCATTGTAGATGGAAGAGAGCTAGAAAAGCTGAAAGATGATGAACTGACTATATTTCGGAGAAGAAATATTGGATTCGTATTTCAGCAGTATAATCTAGTTCCTACCTTAAATGTATGGGAGAATATTATTCTTCCCGTTAAGTTAGATGGGAAAAGGATTGATAAAGAGTATATTGATCAGTTAGTACATATTCTTGGGATTGAGAGTAAATTAGAATATCTTCCTTCTAATCTATCAGGAGGACAGCAGCAGAGAGTTGCGATAGCAAGGGCATTGGCGACAAAGCCTGCAATTATCCTTGCAGATGAACCAACCGGTAACTTAGATAGTAAAACCAGTCAGGATGTGCTTGGACTGTTGAAGGTAACGGGAGAGCGATTCCATCAGACGATCGTAATGATCACCCATAATGAAGAAATTGCACAGCTGGCTGATCGGATCATCCGAATTGAGGATGGGAAGATCATCAAAGATACGGTTAATTAA
- a CDS encoding ABC transporter, ATP-binding protein gives MELIVKHLKKQYDDVIAVDNISFTMGKGVYGLLGANGAGKTTFMRMLCNILKPSSGEILYDGENINELGEKYREVLGYLPQKFGYYPEFTAKEFMLYVCALKGLNPTDAKARTEELLSYVGLRKVQNKKIKKFSGGMKQRLGIAQSVINDPKILVLDEPTCGLDPKERVRFRNLIADLSQNKIVLLSTHIVSDIEYIADQIFVMKKGELFLRGSVEELLETMDGKVWECEFKGIDSDEILERFNVANMHHRDGEIVYRIVSDEIPSDGARVVSATLEDLYLYHFSELSEEGGAQGEESSAI, from the coding sequence ATGGAGCTTATAGTAAAACATTTGAAGAAGCAGTATGACGATGTAATTGCAGTCGATAATATCTCTTTTACGATGGGAAAAGGAGTCTATGGGTTATTAGGAGCCAATGGAGCTGGAAAGACCACATTTATGAGGATGCTCTGTAATATTCTAAAACCGTCATCGGGAGAGATTTTATATGATGGTGAAAATATAAATGAGTTAGGAGAGAAATATCGGGAGGTACTAGGATATTTACCACAGAAATTTGGCTATTATCCTGAGTTTACAGCAAAAGAATTTATGCTATATGTATGCGCATTAAAGGGACTGAATCCAACAGATGCAAAAGCTAGGACAGAAGAGCTTCTTAGCTATGTAGGACTTCGAAAAGTACAGAATAAAAAGATCAAGAAATTCTCCGGTGGTATGAAGCAGAGACTTGGAATTGCACAATCAGTCATAAATGATCCAAAGATTCTTGTGCTAGATGAGCCAACCTGTGGGCTGGATCCTAAGGAGAGAGTCCGCTTTCGTAATCTGATCGCAGACTTATCGCAGAATAAGATCGTGCTATTAAGTACTCATATTGTTTCTGATATTGAATATATTGCAGATCAGATCTTTGTTATGAAGAAGGGGGAACTCTTCTTGCGAGGAAGTGTTGAAGAGCTGTTAGAGACAATGGATGGGAAGGTATGGGAGTGCGAGTTCAAAGGCATCGACTCGGATGAGATTTTAGAAAGATTCAATGTTGCCAATATGCATCACAGAGATGGAGAAATTGTTTATCGGATCGTAAGTGACGAAATTCCATCGGATGGAGCAAGAGTGGTAAGCGCAACGTTAGAAGATCTCTATCTCTATCATTTTAGTGAGTTATCAGAGGAAGGAGGCGCACAAGGTGAAGAGTCTAGTGCTATTTGA
- a CDS encoding methyl-accepting chemotaxis protein — protein MNKRNSLGVKIITVFIVTVLVIMILSGTVMSIKVNDDLNESARVTSEQILKETSKGFQVYLKTLSAPVDLVGRNGVVQEVGETGIKSVEEELAKVMVSASKITEGSVRVCFSTEKKEYLSAWIELASDGKKIVHSSYQSGVDNTDKDWYKNSIGREGINTIFSNFTEIYKDEETGKDIFTVSQEIKLHGEMFGVVSMDVDAEQLKQYIQSIQMMTTGFVVLADQDGNLIVNDADNKITQEAIKNTNLVKKIQENKDGTKITKVAEMINGTNYNVTIMKDEVTGWSIIGLLGDKEAASTISNLRQTILFTSVMGVITAIVVSLLFAKYFTRQIKKLQYITKKVAEGDFTEKVEVKSKDEFGMLEGDFNNMIDDISGLLLNIEEQAGQLLEVTGQITEDTFTTRDTVEQVAEAINSVALGATSQAASTQEANVEVENLSNSLGVVREQVVNITNVAKEASGMSNHGIKSVDLLLDTANKAKEKNASSVEAIEKMLESIDKITFISNAIADITEQTNLLSLNASIEAARAGEMGKGFAVVADEIRNLAEESKKSTDEIKTILEEISSHSLHVKQSLDENQVLQQEQQSSVDSTRQLFHKLQESIIDLENNMNAINQANDQMDQNKAVVVERMEEIASVSEESAASSEEVNASTDQVKETIKNITSRTESLNKIANELHESVRKFKL, from the coding sequence ATGAATAAGAGGAATAGTCTAGGTGTAAAGATTATAACAGTTTTCATTGTGACAGTATTAGTGATCATGATATTGAGCGGAACTGTGATGAGTATTAAAGTGAACGACGATTTAAATGAAAGTGCAAGAGTTACAAGCGAACAGATATTGAAGGAGACTTCGAAAGGTTTTCAAGTATATCTGAAGACACTTAGTGCACCGGTTGATTTAGTGGGGAGAAACGGGGTCGTTCAAGAAGTTGGTGAAACAGGTATCAAGAGTGTGGAAGAAGAACTTGCGAAAGTAATGGTAAGTGCAAGTAAAATAACAGAGGGTTCTGTACGTGTCTGCTTTTCCACAGAGAAAAAGGAATATTTAAGTGCATGGATTGAATTAGCGTCTGATGGAAAGAAAATCGTACACAGTAGCTATCAATCAGGAGTAGATAATACAGATAAAGATTGGTATAAGAACTCGATCGGACGAGAAGGTATCAATACAATCTTTAGTAATTTTACTGAAATCTATAAAGATGAGGAAACAGGAAAAGATATCTTTACTGTATCACAGGAAATAAAGTTACATGGAGAAATGTTTGGTGTTGTTAGTATGGATGTTGATGCAGAACAACTTAAACAATATATACAAAGTATTCAAATGATGACAACTGGATTTGTAGTATTAGCAGATCAAGATGGTAACCTTATTGTGAATGATGCGGATAATAAAATTACTCAAGAAGCAATTAAGAATACAAATCTAGTAAAGAAAATACAAGAGAATAAAGATGGAACCAAGATAACAAAAGTGGCGGAAATGATCAATGGAACAAATTATAATGTAACGATCATGAAAGATGAGGTTACAGGATGGAGCATTATTGGTCTCCTTGGTGACAAAGAAGCAGCTTCCACTATTTCTAATCTTCGTCAAACAATTTTATTTACTTCAGTAATGGGAGTGATAACTGCAATTGTAGTCTCACTTCTATTTGCAAAATATTTTACTCGACAGATTAAAAAGCTACAGTATATTACAAAGAAAGTTGCTGAAGGAGATTTTACAGAGAAAGTAGAAGTGAAATCGAAAGATGAGTTTGGAATGCTGGAAGGCGACTTTAATAATATGATAGATGATATCTCAGGATTATTACTCAATATTGAAGAGCAAGCAGGACAGCTTCTAGAAGTAACAGGACAGATTACAGAAGATACTTTTACAACGAGAGATACGGTAGAACAAGTGGCTGAAGCAATCAACTCTGTTGCACTTGGAGCAACTTCTCAGGCGGCAAGTACGCAAGAGGCGAATGTAGAAGTTGAGAATTTAAGCAATAGCCTCGGAGTGGTTAGAGAACAGGTTGTAAATATAACGAATGTTGCAAAAGAAGCTTCGGGAATGAGCAATCATGGAATCAAGAGTGTTGATCTATTACTTGATACAGCCAATAAGGCAAAAGAGAAAAATGCAAGTAGTGTTGAAGCAATTGAGAAAATGTTAGAGAGTATCGATAAGATTACATTTATTAGTAATGCAATCGCTGATATTACAGAACAGACGAACTTATTATCTTTAAATGCAAGTATTGAAGCTGCTAGAGCAGGAGAAATGGGAAAAGGATTTGCAGTTGTTGCTGATGAAATTCGTAATTTAGCGGAAGAGTCAAAAAAATCAACTGACGAGATTAAAACGATATTGGAAGAGATTTCATCTCATTCTTTACACGTAAAACAATCATTGGATGAAAATCAAGTTTTACAACAAGAACAGCAGTCATCAGTTGATTCTACAAGACAATTATTCCATAAGCTGCAAGAGAGCATTATTGATCTAGAAAATAATATGAATGCAATCAATCAAGCAAATGATCAGATGGATCAAAACAAAGCGGTAGTAGTAGAACGAATGGAAGAGATCGCATCTGTATCAGAAGAAAGTGCGGCATCATCAGAGGAAGTAAATGCTTCTACAGATCAAGTGAAGGAGACGATTAAAAATATTACTTCACGTACGGAAAGCTTAAATAAAATTGCGAATGAACTTCATGAGTCAGTTCGAAAATTTAAATTATAA
- a CDS encoding RNA polymerase sigma-70 factor, ECF subfamily has protein sequence MEDAFLIAAAKQGNKKRLDELITKYYEKIYHYCYRHTDDRTMAEDLTQEVFLKVIRNINGYSHYGKFENYLYVIAGNVCKDFYKQKVFVSMEEVATEEGKEERSYDRIENSLVVKEALDSLNEKEREAIILRYYQDLKIKDIAKIMGDGVSITKYRLGHAKKLLKKYMKGEKS, from the coding sequence GTGGAGGATGCTTTTCTTATTGCGGCAGCAAAGCAGGGAAATAAAAAGAGGCTAGATGAATTAATAACTAAATATTATGAAAAGATCTATCACTATTGCTATCGGCACACGGATGATCGAACGATGGCGGAGGATCTGACGCAGGAGGTATTTCTTAAAGTAATTCGAAATATCAATGGCTATTCTCATTATGGAAAATTCGAAAATTATCTCTATGTCATTGCTGGCAATGTGTGCAAAGATTTTTATAAGCAGAAAGTATTTGTTTCCATGGAAGAGGTTGCAACAGAAGAAGGAAAAGAAGAACGCAGTTATGATCGAATCGAGAATTCACTGGTAGTAAAAGAGGCACTAGATTCCTTAAATGAAAAAGAGAGGGAAGCTATCATCTTGCGTTATTATCAAGATTTGAAAATAAAAGATATTGCTAAGATCATGGGAGATGGAGTCTCAATTACCAAGTATCGATTAGGACATGCTAAGAAATTATTGAAAAAATATATGAAAGGAGAGAAATCATGA
- a CDS encoding methyl-accepting chemotaxis protein, giving the protein MNKRHSLGAKIVAVFVVTVIVVMALNGVFMNLEVKQKMSDNAKVTSNQTLKETLKGFQVYLKTLSAPVDLVTRNAAVQGVDETGLKDIQEDLAKTLVSACKITEGSIRVCYSTIKKEHLTAWIEIGADGKKIVHSTYASGVDNSDKEWYKNSIGRSAVNTIFSNFTGIYKDEETGKDIFTVSQEIKHNDELVGVVQMDVDANQLKQYIQSIQLMSTGFVVLADEDGNIIVNDKKNKISEESFKKTGLVNKIKENNSKTAVSETINGTEYDVTIMKDDITGWSVIGLLSPEETASTVADLRNIIWITSIMGILLAAVIAFLFARYITRQIRKLQRITKKVAEGDFTEKVKVTSKDEFGMLEGDFNNMIEDISSLIHRIEERAGQLLEVSSQITEDTNVTKNTVDQVAEAINSVAIGATSQAASTQEANLEVENLSNSLEVVKDHVTSITDVSKEASSMSEDGIKSVAVLIDTANKAKETNESSVQAIEKMLESIEKITFISNAIADITEQTNLLSLNASIEAARAGEMGKGFAVVADEIRNLAEESKKSTDEIKTIIEEIASHSLQVKESLDENQQLQQEQQESVDSTKELFHNLQQSVMRLDQNMSAINKANDQMYRNKAVVVERMEEIASVSEESAASSEEVNASTDQVQDTIKNITSRTENLNVIAKELHESVQRFKLEENK; this is encoded by the coding sequence ATGAATAAGAGACATAGCTTAGGAGCAAAGATCGTAGCGGTCTTTGTGGTAACAGTAATAGTGGTAATGGCGTTAAATGGAGTATTCATGAATCTTGAAGTAAAACAAAAGATGAGTGATAATGCAAAAGTAACGAGCAACCAGACATTAAAAGAGACGCTAAAAGGATTTCAGGTATATTTAAAGACACTGAGTGCTCCGGTCGATCTAGTAACTAGAAATGCCGCAGTACAAGGAGTTGACGAGACTGGTCTGAAGGACATCCAAGAGGATCTTGCTAAGACGCTAGTTAGTGCCTGTAAAATAACAGAAGGATCTATTCGAGTTTGTTATTCTACGATTAAGAAGGAACACTTAACAGCATGGATCGAGATTGGGGCAGACGGTAAGAAGATCGTTCATAGTACATATGCATCCGGAGTTGATAATTCAGATAAAGAGTGGTATAAGAATTCCATAGGAAGATCTGCGGTAAATACGATCTTCAGTAACTTTACAGGAATTTATAAAGATGAAGAAACAGGCAAAGATATCTTTACCGTATCTCAGGAAATTAAACATAACGATGAATTAGTCGGTGTGGTTCAGATGGATGTGGATGCAAATCAGTTAAAACAGTACATACAAAGCATTCAGTTAATGAGCACAGGATTTGTGGTATTAGCAGATGAAGATGGAAATATTATCGTTAATGATAAGAAAAATAAAATTAGTGAAGAGTCATTTAAGAAGACAGGTTTAGTAAATAAGATTAAAGAGAATAATTCAAAAACTGCTGTTTCAGAAACCATCAATGGAACGGAATATGACGTGACAATTATGAAAGATGATATTACAGGCTGGAGCGTAATTGGTTTATTAAGTCCAGAAGAAACAGCTTCTACGGTTGCTGACCTTCGAAATATTATCTGGATCACATCTATTATGGGAATTTTACTTGCAGCTGTGATCGCATTCTTATTTGCAAGATATATTACTCGTCAGATCAGAAAGCTTCAACGTATTACGAAGAAAGTAGCAGAGGGTGACTTTACTGAAAAGGTTAAGGTAACTTCAAAAGATGAATTTGGTATGTTGGAAGGTGATTTCAATAATATGATCGAGGATATCTCAAGCTTAATTCACCGAATTGAAGAACGAGCAGGACAACTTTTAGAGGTATCGAGTCAGATTACAGAAGATACGAATGTAACTAAGAATACAGTAGATCAGGTAGCAGAAGCGATCAACTCGGTAGCGATTGGAGCAACTTCTCAAGCAGCAAGTACGCAGGAAGCTAATCTAGAAGTTGAGAATCTAAGCAATAGTTTAGAAGTTGTAAAAGATCATGTGACAAGTATTACTGATGTATCAAAAGAAGCATCTTCTATGAGTGAGGATGGTATTAAGAGTGTAGCAGTACTTATTGACACAGCCAATAAGGCAAAAGAAACAAATGAGAGCAGTGTTCAGGCAATTGAGAAGATGTTAGAAAGTATTGAGAAGATCACATTTATTAGTAATGCGATCGCAGATATTACAGAGCAAACGAACCTGTTATCATTAAATGCAAGTATTGAAGCAGCTAGAGCTGGAGAGATGGGAAAAGGATTTGCAGTTGTTGCAGATGAGATCCGTAACTTAGCAGAAGAATCTAAGAAATCTACCGATGAGATCAAGACGATCATAGAAGAGATTGCATCTCATTCGTTACAGGTAAAAGAATCCTTAGATGAGAATCAACAGTTGCAGCAAGAACAGCAAGAATCCGTTGATTCGACTAAAGAATTGTTCCACAATCTTCAACAGAGTGTTATGCGTTTAGATCAGAATATGAGTGCAATTAATAAAGCAAATGATCAGATGTATCGAAATAAAGCGGTTGTAGTAGAACGTATGGAAGAAATCGCTTCTGTTTCAGAAGAAAGTGCAGCATCTTCAGAAGAGGTAAATGCATCAACAGATCAAGTACAGGATACGATAAAAAATATTACATCACGTACAGAGAATCTTAATGTGATTGCAAAAGAGCTTCATGAGTCAGTTCAGAGATTTAAGTTAGAAGAAAATAAATAA
- a CDS encoding ABC transporter, ATP-binding protein, with protein sequence MVKVENRKTLHKLAMRSLKKNKKRNVIAIIAIFITTILFSAVFTLSYSLKKSFYLSQKQDQGDRSHLSLCDATKEEMERVEKVLKKDPQIQSFSSGNLIGSVKYGELEDDNIEVWYGKEKFEYDYFGEAIEGHLPKKKDEIVCSNKTLKVLKASPKLGAKVTLNIKIGKKKVKRTFIVSGICSDSTGEATNKIWVSKICRDEIFDEISQLEVKKAYRGSGTYWISIYVTDGVRYGHKASMLNKKLDYHSYADGTRFAENLAFGIAGAMYSKEAIELIILAILLSGYLTIYNVFYISVNLDIQSYGLLKSIGTTGRQLKRLVRIQVTYLSIAVIPVGVALGYFIGVKLLPIMIEQCEGADRVVFPYASTNPFIFLLAGICSLFTVYCGCLHPTRIVGRLSATEAVKKQVDSPMTRKKRTTSLKPVAIGFYNIRRSWKKGILIIVSVSLSLLILNTGYVIVHGLRLGELMRVQMPSDFVVRQLNSNGKLPPKAIKMIESTPGSTSQGYLWSDEVKGKIDQTLRRNWIRSQRILNQLNNEVNGYYNENLKSGSYDLSIVGVSKDAFDQIKFYDKKCTWEQFSTGKYVIMNRLFSDNRIYHYQVGDKIKVPYRDAEEKTYQVLALGEMPPALGGQSGDIQICLPDTEYRKNIKANGPDVALIDAKEGQMKTISRYLHKNLKGMYEISNISYLKKEFYGIKRKYRAMGILLGGSLGFIAVMNFFNIIEVSVIARKKELALYEVIGMTKKQVKRMLIFESGFYLTIAVILAIIVEKLTTKEIIINTMGWFYFFDMNITVRSTLYMIPVLGLIAYIVPVYHYRKISGFTLVERIRGDE encoded by the coding sequence ATGGTAAAGGTAGAAAATCGCAAGACATTACATAAGTTAGCAATGCGATCGTTAAAGAAAAATAAAAAGAGAAATGTGATCGCAATCATCGCTATTTTTATAACTACAATTTTATTTAGTGCTGTCTTTACACTTTCTTATTCTTTGAAGAAGTCTTTTTACCTCTCGCAGAAACAAGATCAAGGAGATCGCTCTCATTTATCTTTATGTGATGCTACAAAAGAGGAGATGGAGCGAGTCGAAAAGGTATTGAAGAAAGATCCTCAGATTCAAAGTTTTAGTTCTGGAAATTTGATTGGAAGCGTGAAATATGGCGAACTTGAGGATGACAATATCGAGGTATGGTACGGAAAAGAAAAGTTTGAGTATGACTATTTTGGAGAAGCGATAGAAGGTCATCTGCCAAAGAAGAAAGATGAGATCGTTTGCAGCAATAAGACACTAAAGGTCTTAAAGGCAAGTCCCAAACTGGGCGCTAAAGTGACGTTAAATATAAAGATAGGGAAAAAGAAAGTAAAGAGGACATTTATTGTTTCTGGTATTTGCAGTGATAGTACAGGTGAGGCAACTAATAAGATATGGGTATCAAAGATATGCAGAGATGAGATTTTCGATGAGATATCCCAATTAGAGGTAAAGAAGGCTTATAGGGGGTCCGGCACTTACTGGATATCGATCTATGTGACAGATGGTGTGAGATATGGCCATAAAGCTTCGATGCTAAATAAAAAGTTAGATTATCATAGTTATGCAGATGGTACTCGTTTTGCAGAAAATTTGGCTTTTGGAATTGCAGGTGCAATGTATTCAAAAGAAGCAATTGAATTAATCATTCTAGCTATTTTACTATCCGGTTATTTGACCATCTATAATGTCTTTTATATTTCGGTAAATTTAGATATCCAATCCTATGGATTACTAAAGAGCATTGGAACGACAGGAAGACAATTAAAGAGATTGGTTCGGATTCAGGTAACTTATCTTTCTATTGCGGTTATACCAGTCGGGGTGGCTTTGGGGTATTTTATTGGAGTTAAATTATTACCAATCATGATTGAGCAGTGTGAGGGAGCCGATAGAGTGGTATTTCCATATGCGTCTACGAATCCTTTCATTTTTTTATTAGCAGGGATCTGTTCATTATTTACGGTTTATTGTGGCTGTCTTCACCCAACGAGAATTGTGGGAAGATTATCGGCAACGGAGGCAGTTAAGAAACAAGTAGATTCTCCTATGACAAGAAAGAAAAGAACGACTAGTTTAAAGCCAGTCGCGATCGGTTTTTATAATATAAGGAGATCCTGGAAAAAGGGAATCCTGATCATTGTGTCTGTTTCGTTATCTCTTTTGATTCTAAATACAGGATATGTGATCGTTCATGGTTTACGGTTGGGGGAATTGATGCGAGTTCAAATGCCATCTGATTTTGTGGTGCGACAATTGAATTCGAATGGAAAGCTTCCTCCTAAGGCTATTAAAATGATCGAGTCAACACCTGGTTCCACAAGTCAGGGGTATCTATGGAGCGATGAAGTAAAGGGGAAAATTGATCAAACACTACGTCGGAATTGGATTCGATCTCAGAGAATCTTAAATCAACTAAATAATGAGGTGAATGGATATTATAATGAGAATTTAAAAAGCGGCAGTTATGATCTTAGCATTGTAGGAGTGAGCAAAGATGCATTTGATCAAATAAAGTTTTATGATAAAAAATGTACCTGGGAACAATTTTCCACTGGAAAATATGTGATCATGAACCGACTTTTTAGTGATAATAGAATCTATCATTATCAAGTTGGAGATAAGATAAAAGTCCCTTATCGAGATGCGGAAGAGAAAACATATCAGGTACTTGCTTTAGGTGAAATGCCGCCTGCATTAGGAGGACAAAGCGGTGATATCCAGATTTGTCTGCCGGACACGGAGTATCGAAAAAATATCAAAGCAAATGGACCGGATGTTGCTCTTATCGATGCCAAAGAAGGGCAGATGAAGACGATTTCGCGGTATTTACATAAAAATTTAAAAGGTATGTATGAAATTTCGAATATATCTTACTTAAAGAAAGAGTTCTATGGTATCAAAAGAAAATATCGAGCGATGGGAATTTTACTTGGTGGTTCACTTGGATTTATTGCGGTTATGAACTTTTTTAATATTATAGAAGTATCCGTTATTGCAAGAAAGAAGGAACTTGCGCTCTATGAAGTGATCGGAATGACGAAGAAACAGGTAAAAAGGATGCTGATCTTTGAGAGTGGATTTTATCTTACAATTGCAGTTATACTTGCAATCATAGTAGAAAAATTGACGACAAAGGAGATCATCATCAACACCATGGGATGGTTCTATTTCTTTGATATGAACATTACAGTAAGATCTACGTTATATATGATCCCTGTCTTAGGTTTGATCGCCTATATCGTGCCGGTTTATCATTATCGAAAGATCAGTGGGTTTACCTTAGTAGAGCGGATCAGAGGAGACGAGTAA